The following proteins come from a genomic window of Desulfuromonas sp.:
- a CDS encoding DUF1499 domain-containing protein: MALGVDNLKLAVCPSSPNCVSSDAVDNDHHIQPFRLAVPPVEAWRTTQDLVAALPRTKIVTAEDDYLHAKCRSAVFGFVDDLELHLRPGEGIIAVRSAAQVGYSDFGVNRKRLERLRTKLIQKGVIE; the protein is encoded by the coding sequence ATGGCTCTCGGTGTAGACAATTTAAAACTGGCAGTGTGCCCCTCCTCGCCGAACTGCGTCTCAAGTGATGCAGTTGACAATGATCATCATATTCAACCATTCCGACTGGCAGTCCCGCCTGTTGAGGCCTGGCGGACAACGCAGGATCTTGTCGCAGCATTACCACGGACAAAGATTGTTACAGCCGAAGACGATTACCTGCATGCCAAGTGCCGCAGTGCTGTGTTCGGTTTCGTCGACGATCTCGAATTACATTTACGCCCGGGAGAAGGAATCATTGCTGTTCGCTCGGCCGCGCAGGTCGGTTACTCCGATTTCGGTGTAAACAGAAAGCGGCTCGAACGTTTGCGTACAAAACTTATACAGAAGGGTGTTATCGAATAG
- a CDS encoding thiazole synthase has protein sequence MDKLKIADREFTSRLMVGTGKFPSNAAMVAAMEQSGCEIVTVALRRVDIDNPDDSMLSHIDREKYLLLPNTSGARNADEAVRLARLARAAGCEPWVKLEVTPDPYYLLPDPIETLKAAEILVKDGFIVLPYINADPILAKHLQEAGTATVMPLGAPIGTNKGVKTRDSIAIIIEQATVPVVVDAGLGAPSHAAEAMEMGADAVLVNTAFAVARDSGAMGAAFKKGVEAGREAFLAGLGEQKDQAEASSPLTGFLRNTE, from the coding sequence ATGGACAAACTGAAGATAGCAGATCGCGAATTCACCTCCCGACTGATGGTCGGGACCGGCAAGTTTCCGAGCAACGCGGCGATGGTCGCCGCTATGGAACAGTCGGGTTGCGAAATTGTGACGGTCGCCCTGCGCCGGGTCGATATCGACAATCCGGACGACAGCATGCTGAGTCATATCGACCGCGAAAAGTACCTGCTGCTGCCGAACACCAGCGGCGCCCGCAATGCCGACGAAGCGGTCCGCCTTGCCCGTCTGGCCCGCGCCGCCGGCTGTGAGCCGTGGGTCAAACTCGAAGTCACCCCCGACCCCTACTACCTGTTGCCCGACCCGATCGAGACCCTTAAAGCGGCCGAGATTCTGGTCAAGGACGGTTTCATTGTCCTGCCCTACATCAACGCCGATCCGATCCTTGCCAAGCACTTGCAGGAAGCCGGAACCGCTACGGTGATGCCGCTCGGCGCGCCGATCGGTACCAACAAGGGGGTCAAGACCCGCGACAGTATCGCCATCATCATCGAGCAGGCGACCGTGCCGGTGGTCGTCGATGCCGGCCTCGGCGCGCCCTCGCACGCTGCCGAAGCGATGGAGATGGGCGCCGACGCCGTGCTGGTCAACACCGCCTTTGCCGTCGCCCGCGATTCCGGAGCGATGGGGGCCGCCTTCAAAAAAGGGGTCGAAGCCGGCCGTGAAGCCTTCCTCGCCGGACTTGGCGAACAGAAGGACCAGGCTGAAGCGTCAAGTCCACTAACCGGATTCCTCAGAAATACGGAATAG
- the thiF gene encoding thiamine biosynthesis protein ThiF, translating to MQINLNEQKIDISAETTLHQLRDRYKADADVLIQNGHPVKEDVPIAAGDRIVLIRRGEKPSAEEMEALLVSRHTPDVHEKLKAATVGIAGVGGLGSALAIALARSGIGRLILADFDVVEPSNLNRQQYFIDQIGLPKVDALKENLKRINPYVQAATFFGRLDRENIPQVFAGVYVMIEAFDAADQKAMLVETFRNCSPDVPLVAASGLAGHETANSVTTRKAGNNFYLVGDGETAAEPGRGLMAPRVGVAAHHQANAVLRLILNEEP from the coding sequence ATGCAGATCAACCTGAATGAACAAAAAATAGATATTTCGGCCGAAACAACATTGCACCAGTTGCGTGACCGGTACAAGGCCGACGCCGATGTGCTGATTCAAAACGGCCACCCGGTCAAAGAGGATGTTCCGATTGCCGCCGGCGACCGGATCGTCCTGATCAGGCGGGGAGAAAAGCCGTCAGCCGAAGAGATGGAGGCGCTGCTGGTTTCGCGCCATACGCCGGACGTGCACGAAAAGCTGAAGGCCGCCACGGTCGGCATTGCCGGGGTCGGCGGGCTCGGCTCGGCGCTGGCCATCGCGCTGGCCCGTTCGGGAATCGGCCGGTTGATCCTCGCCGATTTCGATGTTGTCGAGCCGTCGAACCTCAACCGCCAGCAATATTTCATTGATCAAATCGGCCTGCCGAAAGTCGATGCCTTGAAAGAAAACCTGAAACGGATCAATCCCTACGTGCAGGCCGCCACTTTCTTCGGCCGGCTTGACCGGGAGAACATCCCGCAGGTCTTTGCCGGGGTTTATGTCATGATTGAAGCGTTCGATGCCGCTGATCAAAAAGCGATGCTGGTCGAGACCTTTCGCAACTGCTCACCCGACGTGCCTCTGGTCGCCGCATCCGGACTGGCCGGCCATGAAACCGCCAACTCGGTGACCACGCGCAAGGCCGGGAATAATTTCTACCTGGTCGGCGATGGTGAAACCGCGGCCGAGCCGGGCCGCGGCCTGATGGCCCCCCGGGTCGGCGTAGCTGCCCACCACCAGGCTAACGCGGTCTTGCGGCTGATCTTGAACGAGGAGCCCTAG
- a CDS encoding 2-iminoacetate synthase ThiH produces MSFVDIINKYDPHQLLTEIEGKSSQDVERALTLERLTMEDFKALLAPAAEDHLEAMAARAHRITEQRFGKTILLYAPLYISNECTNGCLYCGFNASNQVPRRTLTLDEIERDARILHEQGFRHILLVTGEHPGKVDNDLLASVAERIKPLFSSISIEVYPMEEKGYRQMVAAGVDGLTIYQETYDRDLYAELHPFGKKRDYDFRLLTPERGGAAGLRRIGIGFLQGLGNFRTEAFFTGLHASWLARHYWRSQISISFPRMRPAEGSMPPPNPVSDKNLVQLICAMRLLMHDSGLVLSTRESAELRNNLLPLGITQMSAGSCTAPGGYAEDDQSTQQFAIDDDRTPSEIEQLLRERGYDPVWKDWDVAFLTDETV; encoded by the coding sequence ATGAGCTTTGTTGACATTATAAATAAATACGACCCGCATCAGCTACTGACGGAGATCGAAGGCAAATCCTCCCAGGATGTTGAGCGCGCCCTGACGCTTGAGCGGCTGACGATGGAAGATTTCAAGGCGCTGCTGGCGCCGGCCGCCGAGGATCACCTCGAAGCGATGGCCGCCAGGGCGCATCGCATCACCGAGCAGCGTTTCGGCAAGACCATCCTCCTTTACGCGCCGCTTTATATCTCGAACGAGTGCACCAACGGCTGTCTCTACTGCGGCTTCAACGCTTCCAACCAGGTGCCGCGCCGGACCCTGACGCTCGATGAGATTGAGCGCGACGCCCGAATTTTGCACGAGCAAGGTTTCCGCCACATTCTGCTGGTCACCGGTGAGCACCCCGGCAAGGTCGACAACGACCTTCTCGCATCTGTCGCCGAACGGATCAAGCCGCTGTTTAGCTCGATTTCGATCGAAGTCTATCCGATGGAAGAGAAAGGCTACCGACAAATGGTCGCTGCCGGGGTTGACGGTCTGACCATCTACCAGGAAACCTATGACCGAGACCTCTACGCTGAACTGCACCCTTTCGGCAAAAAGCGTGATTACGACTTCCGGCTGCTGACCCCGGAACGGGGTGGCGCCGCCGGACTGCGTCGCATCGGTATCGGCTTCCTGCAGGGCCTCGGGAACTTCCGCACCGAAGCCTTCTTCACCGGCCTGCATGCGTCCTGGCTGGCGAGACATTACTGGCGTAGCCAGATCAGCATTTCGTTTCCGCGGATGCGCCCGGCCGAAGGGAGCATGCCACCGCCCAACCCGGTCTCCGACAAAAACCTGGTACAGCTGATCTGCGCCATGCGGCTGCTGATGCATGATTCGGGCCTGGTGCTCTCGACCCGGGAGAGTGCCGAGTTGCGCAACAACCTGCTGCCGCTCGGCATTACCCAGATGAGCGCCGGTTCCTGCACCGCCCCCGGCGGTTACGCGGAAGATGATCAGAGTACACAACAGTTTGCCATCGATGATGACCGGACTCCGTCTGAAATTGAACAACTCCTGCGCGAAAGAGGTTACGACCCGGTCTGGAAGGATTGGGATGTTGCTTTTCTGACTGACGAGACGGTTTGA
- the thiE gene encoding thiamine phosphate synthase, with the protein MSKVDFNLYLITDRLNLPKGKNLFSQVEAALRGGVRAVQLREKDLQSEELLPLAMRMRELTDRYGARLIINSCLETAQAAGADGIHLPSSNPPVSRAKKILGANRLIGVSTHTIDEIILAEKQGADFVTFGPVYPTPSKAGYGQPPGLEKLKQACAEAQIPVFGLGGITPEKVAELRMSGCQHYACIGAIGFADNPEAVVKEFDLKQ; encoded by the coding sequence ATGTCAAAAGTCGACTTCAATCTCTATTTGATTACCGATCGGCTCAACCTGCCGAAGGGGAAGAATCTTTTCAGCCAGGTTGAAGCCGCTTTGCGCGGCGGGGTCAGAGCGGTCCAGCTCCGGGAGAAGGATCTACAGTCTGAAGAGTTGCTCCCTCTGGCCATGCGAATGCGGGAGCTGACGGACCGCTACGGGGCCAGACTGATCATTAACAGTTGCCTTGAAACAGCGCAGGCTGCGGGTGCCGACGGCATCCACCTGCCGAGCAGTAACCCGCCCGTTTCCAGGGCGAAAAAAATTCTCGGTGCAAACCGATTGATCGGTGTTTCAACACACACTATAGACGAGATCATTCTTGCTGAAAAGCAAGGAGCTGATTTTGTCACTTTTGGGCCGGTCTACCCAACCCCGTCAAAAGCAGGATACGGCCAACCTCCCGGTCTGGAGAAACTGAAGCAAGCCTGTGCGGAAGCGCAAATCCCGGTTTTTGGCCTCGGCGGCATCACTCCGGAAAAGGTTGCAGAACTCCGCATGTCCGGTTGTCAACACTACGCCTGCATTGGCGCAATCGGCTTTGCCGACAACCCGGAAGCTGTCGTCAAAGAGTTTGACCTGAAACAATAA
- the glpK gene encoding glycerol kinase, translating into MGRYLLAIDQRTTGSTALIIDHNLAITGKETVDFPQHFPQPGWVEHDPEEIWSSVCAAIKAVLEKTGIVPADIAAIGITNQRETTLLWDKKTGAPEANAIVWQCRRTSGFCRELKEKGLETLFRRKTGLVLDPYFSGTKARWLIDNNNGLRDRANNGEIAFGTIDSFLVWRLSNGKAHVTDVSNASRTLMMNINTLEWDEELLKHLDVPEEILPDIRPSSEIYAETCGLDFLPDGIPVAGMAGDQQAALFGQACFDNGEGKCTYGTGAFLLVNTGTSPVPSHKGLLTTVAWQIGDQTHYALEGSAFIAGAAVQWLRDGLGIIKHSEEIEALAASVPDSGGVIFVPALTGLGAPHWNAEARGVIVGLTRGVTSAHLARATLEGIALQIHDLVEAMNDDRGAVLHTFKVDGGAAANNLLMQMQSDLLTVPVVRPETVETTALGAAMLAGLAVGFWDNLEQIRQHWSEERRFAPEIDEAKKKEMLKRWREAVGKA; encoded by the coding sequence ATGGGACGCTATTTATTGGCGATTGATCAGAGGACAACCGGTTCGACAGCACTGATAATTGATCACAACCTCGCCATTACCGGCAAAGAGACGGTTGATTTTCCGCAGCATTTTCCGCAACCGGGATGGGTCGAGCATGACCCGGAAGAAATCTGGAGTTCGGTATGCGCCGCCATAAAAGCGGTCCTTGAAAAAACCGGCATCGTGCCGGCCGACATTGCAGCAATCGGCATCACCAACCAACGGGAGACCACCCTGCTCTGGGACAAAAAAACCGGTGCACCGGAGGCCAATGCTATTGTCTGGCAATGCCGCCGGACCAGCGGTTTCTGTCGGGAACTCAAGGAAAAAGGGCTCGAAACACTGTTCCGGCGTAAAACCGGTCTGGTCCTCGATCCCTACTTCTCGGGAACAAAAGCCCGCTGGTTGATCGACAATAATAACGGCCTGCGCGACAGGGCGAACAATGGAGAAATCGCCTTCGGCACGATCGACAGCTTTCTCGTCTGGCGCCTGAGCAACGGCAAAGCCCACGTCACCGACGTCTCCAATGCCTCGAGAACATTGATGATGAATATCAACACCCTCGAATGGGATGAAGAGCTGTTAAAACATCTCGATGTCCCCGAAGAGATCCTGCCCGATATCCGCCCTTCGTCGGAAATCTACGCGGAAACCTGCGGTCTCGATTTCCTGCCGGATGGCATCCCGGTGGCCGGCATGGCCGGTGACCAGCAGGCCGCCTTGTTCGGCCAGGCCTGTTTCGACAACGGCGAGGGGAAGTGCACCTACGGCACCGGCGCCTTCCTTCTGGTCAACACCGGAACCTCACCGGTCCCGAGCCACAAGGGATTGCTGACCACCGTCGCCTGGCAGATCGGCGACCAGACCCACTATGCCCTCGAAGGCAGCGCCTTCATCGCCGGGGCCGCTGTTCAGTGGCTGCGCGACGGACTCGGCATCATCAAGCATTCAGAGGAAATCGAAGCGCTGGCCGCCTCGGTGCCGGACAGCGGCGGCGTGATTTTCGTGCCGGCCCTGACCGGCCTCGGGGCACCGCACTGGAACGCCGAAGCACGCGGCGTGATCGTCGGCCTGACCCGTGGGGTGACCTCGGCCCACCTCGCCCGGGCGACCCTGGAAGGGATTGCCCTGCAGATCCACGACCTGGTCGAAGCGATGAACGATGATCGGGGCGCAGTGCTTCATACGTTCAAGGTCGACGGCGGCGCCGCCGCCAACAACCTGCTGATGCAGATGCAGTCCGATCTGCTCACGGTGCCGGTAGTGCGCCCGGAAACGGTTGAAACCACCGCCCTTGGCGCCGCCATGCTGGCCGGCCTGGCGGTCGGCTTCTGGGATAATCTCGAGCAGATCCGTCAGCACTGGAGCGAGGAGAGACGTTTCGCGCCGGAGATTGACGAAGCCAAAAAGAAAGAGATGCTAAAGCGCTGGCGCGAAGCTGTCGGCAAAGCCTAA
- a CDS encoding zinc ribbon domain-containing protein encodes MPIFEYLCDDCGQKIEKIQAQPAEQITCPSCDRKATRVVSMTSAPAGGTGTNCPTPSGSGFG; translated from the coding sequence ATGCCGATATTCGAATATCTCTGTGATGACTGCGGGCAGAAGATTGAAAAGATCCAGGCTCAACCGGCTGAACAGATTACCTGCCCCTCGTGTGACAGAAAGGCGACAAGAGTCGTTTCGATGACGTCAGCGCCAGCCGGAGGGACAGGGACCAATTGCCCGACACCCTCCGGTTCGGGGTTTGGCTGA
- a CDS encoding CusA/CzcA family heavy metal efflux RND transporter: MLEKIIDWSIKNKFMVVLLTFFAIVGGIYSVSQTPIDAIPDLSDVQVIVFTEYPGQAPQVVEDQVTYPLTTQMLAVPGAKVVRGYSFFGLSFVYIIFEDGTDLYWARSRVLEYLNYAAGKLPNGVTPALGPDATGVGWVYEYVLESDQHDLQQLRSIKDWFLRYELTSVEGVSEVASIGGYVKQYQVEVDPDRLLAYHITIPQIRKAIQRSNNDVGGRLVEMAETEFMVRGLGYIQSIEDLENTVVGADRKGTPILIRDLAQVSIGPELRRGLAELDGKGEAVGGVIVMRFGENALKTIENVKKKLLELQAGLPEGVTVKTVYDRSGLIERAVDTLSEKLIEESIIVAIVTALFLFHLSSSLVAIFTLPVAILIAFMIMHMQGINANIMSLGGIAIAIGAMIDAAIIMIENAHKHLERDRGKLPHWQIISNAAREVGPALFYSLLVITVSFFPVFTLGEQSGRLFKPLAYTKTYAMAAAAILSITIVPVLMGWFIRGRIPDEEKNPINRLLIRSYHPIVDFVLKWRWPVLVAALLITLTSIYPLKKMGSEFMPPLYEGDLLYMPTTLPGISITKAKELLQQTDRIIGQFPEVERVFGKVGRAETATDPAPLSMIETTIMLKPEDQWRKLPRDRFYSSWPEFLQVPFRWVWPDMTTISVEELKTELNEAIKFPGLTNAWTMPIKTRIDMLSTGIKTPVGIKIMGDDLETLSQIGEEVEAIVRDIPGTLSAFSERVVGGNYLDYEIDRQAVARYGLTVGSVQEIIMSAVGGMNVTQTVEGLERYPVNVRYQRDYRNDLQSLRRILVPLPNGKHIPISQVADIRIKKGPPGIKSENARQTAWVYVDLRGIDVGTYVENAKKVIAEKITLPAGYNIIWSGQYEYMQQAAKKLKLVIPLTLLIIFVIIYMNTKSIIKTAIIFVALPLSLVGCFWFLYLLGYNLSVAVWVGVIALAGISAETGVVMLLYLDLAYDRWKKEGRMNNLGDLVDAIHFGAVKRIRPKVMTIAVIIAGLLPIMWSHGAGADVMKRIAAPMIGGVITSGLMELLVFPVIYFMWRGLTLDKSRIPTAGDYTDG, encoded by the coding sequence ATGCTTGAAAAGATCATAGACTGGTCGATAAAAAACAAGTTCATGGTGGTCCTGCTGACCTTTTTCGCCATCGTTGGCGGCATCTACTCGGTCAGTCAGACCCCGATCGACGCCATCCCCGACCTCTCGGATGTTCAGGTGATCGTCTTCACCGAGTATCCGGGCCAGGCGCCGCAGGTGGTTGAGGACCAGGTGACCTATCCACTGACGACCCAGATGCTGGCGGTGCCGGGGGCCAAGGTAGTGCGTGGCTACTCTTTTTTCGGGCTCTCTTTTGTCTATATCATCTTCGAAGATGGTACCGACCTCTACTGGGCGCGCTCAAGGGTACTCGAGTATCTGAACTACGCGGCCGGCAAACTACCGAACGGAGTGACTCCGGCTCTTGGTCCGGACGCGACCGGCGTAGGCTGGGTCTACGAATATGTACTTGAAAGTGATCAGCACGACCTGCAGCAGCTTCGGTCGATTAAGGACTGGTTCCTGCGCTATGAGTTAACCTCTGTTGAAGGTGTTTCCGAGGTTGCTTCGATTGGCGGCTATGTCAAGCAGTACCAGGTCGAGGTTGATCCGGACCGACTGCTCGCTTACCATATCACCATTCCACAGATCCGGAAGGCAATCCAGCGCTCTAATAACGATGTCGGCGGTCGTCTGGTCGAAATGGCTGAAACCGAGTTCATGGTGCGCGGACTCGGCTATATCCAGTCGATCGAAGACCTTGAGAATACGGTTGTCGGCGCTGACCGAAAGGGGACACCGATCCTCATTCGCGACCTCGCCCAGGTCAGTATCGGCCCGGAGTTGCGCCGTGGTCTGGCCGAGCTCGACGGCAAAGGGGAGGCCGTCGGCGGTGTTATCGTTATGCGGTTTGGCGAGAACGCTTTAAAGACTATCGAGAACGTAAAGAAGAAGCTGCTCGAGCTGCAGGCCGGTCTGCCGGAAGGGGTGACCGTCAAAACGGTTTACGATCGTTCCGGCCTGATCGAGCGAGCGGTCGATACCCTCAGCGAGAAACTGATTGAAGAGAGTATTATTGTCGCTATTGTCACCGCGCTTTTCCTCTTCCATCTTTCGAGCTCTCTGGTTGCGATCTTCACCCTGCCGGTGGCGATTCTGATTGCTTTCATGATCATGCACATGCAGGGGATCAATGCCAACATCATGAGCCTCGGCGGTATCGCCATTGCCATCGGCGCGATGATCGATGCCGCCATCATCATGATCGAGAATGCCCATAAGCATCTCGAGCGTGACCGGGGAAAGCTGCCGCACTGGCAGATTATTTCGAATGCGGCGCGCGAGGTCGGTCCGGCTCTCTTTTATTCGCTGCTGGTCATTACCGTTTCCTTTTTCCCGGTGTTCACCCTCGGCGAACAGTCGGGCCGGCTGTTCAAGCCGCTCGCCTATACCAAGACCTATGCCATGGCGGCGGCAGCGATTCTGTCGATTACCATCGTGCCGGTTCTGATGGGCTGGTTTATCCGCGGCAGGATTCCGGATGAAGAGAAGAACCCGATCAACCGATTGCTCATCCGTTCGTACCATCCCATCGTCGATTTCGTGCTCAAGTGGCGCTGGCCGGTGCTGGTTGCCGCACTGTTGATCACCCTGACCTCGATCTATCCGCTCAAAAAAATGGGCTCCGAGTTCATGCCGCCTCTCTACGAGGGCGACCTGCTTTACATGCCGACGACCCTGCCGGGCATCTCGATCACCAAGGCGAAGGAGCTGTTGCAACAGACCGACCGGATTATCGGCCAGTTCCCTGAGGTCGAGCGGGTGTTCGGCAAGGTCGGTCGTGCCGAAACGGCGACCGACCCGGCGCCGCTGTCGATGATCGAGACGACGATTATGCTCAAGCCGGAAGACCAATGGCGAAAGCTGCCGCGTGATCGTTTCTATTCCTCCTGGCCGGAATTTCTCCAGGTGCCGTTCCGCTGGGTCTGGCCCGACATGACGACGATCAGCGTTGAGGAGCTGAAGACCGAACTCAACGAAGCGATCAAGTTCCCGGGTCTGACCAACGCCTGGACGATGCCGATCAAGACCCGGATTGATATGCTCTCGACCGGCATCAAGACTCCGGTCGGGATCAAGATCATGGGCGATGACCTGGAAACGTTGTCGCAGATCGGCGAAGAGGTCGAGGCGATCGTCCGCGACATCCCCGGTACCCTGAGCGCCTTCTCCGAGCGGGTGGTCGGCGGTAATTATCTTGATTACGAGATCGATCGCCAAGCGGTCGCCCGCTACGGCTTGACCGTTGGCAGCGTCCAGGAAATTATCATGTCGGCGGTTGGCGGCATGAACGTCACGCAGACGGTCGAGGGGCTTGAGCGTTATCCCGTCAATGTCCGTTATCAACGTGATTACCGCAACGATCTGCAGTCGCTGCGGCGTATCCTGGTGCCGCTGCCGAACGGCAAGCATATTCCGATTTCCCAGGTTGCTGATATCCGGATCAAGAAGGGTCCGCCGGGAATCAAAAGTGAGAACGCCCGGCAGACGGCATGGGTCTACGTCGATCTGCGCGGGATTGATGTCGGCACCTATGTTGAAAACGCCAAAAAGGTTATTGCGGAAAAAATTACGTTACCGGCCGGCTATAATATTATCTGGAGCGGCCAGTACGAATATATGCAGCAGGCAGCAAAAAAGCTTAAGCTGGTGATCCCGCTTACTCTGCTGATCATCTTCGTTATTATCTACATGAACACCAAGTCGATCATCAAAACGGCAATCATCTTTGTCGCCCTGCCGCTTTCGCTGGTCGGCTGTTTCTGGTTCCTCTACCTGCTCGGCTATAACCTTTCGGTTGCAGTCTGGGTCGGTGTGATTGCACTGGCCGGCATTTCGGCCGAAACCGGCGTGGTGATGCTGCTCTATCTCGACCTGGCATATGACCGCTGGAAAAAAGAGGGGCGGATGAATAACCTCGGCGACCTGGTTGATGCGATCCATTTCGGCGCAGTCAAGCGCATCCGGCCGAAGGTCATGACGATCGCAGTTATCATCGCCGGCCTGCTCCCGATCATGTGGTCGCACGGCGCCGGCGCCGATGTGATGAAACGGATTGCTGCTCCGATGATCGGAGGTGTCATCACCTCGGGCCTGATGGAACTGCTGGTATTCCCGGTGATCTACTTTATGTGGCGCGGGTTGACTCTCGATAAATCAAGGATTCCGACTGCAGGAGATTACACGGATGGATAA
- the thiS gene encoding thiamine biosynthesis protein ThiS, which produces MEIAVNSKQHQVASGTTIGQLLEQLKLDPARVAVERNLEVVPKDEFDRIALAAGDTLEIVQFVGGG; this is translated from the coding sequence ATGGAAATAGCAGTAAACAGCAAGCAGCACCAGGTTGCCAGCGGCACCACAATCGGCCAGCTGCTTGAGCAGCTTAAACTTGATCCGGCTCGGGTCGCGGTTGAACGCAACCTCGAAGTCGTCCCGAAAGACGAATTTGACAGGATAGCTCTCGCGGCAGGTGATACGCTGGAGATCGTCCAGTTCGTCGGCGGGGGGTAA